The Cetobacterium somerae sequence TGATAATAAAGCTTTTGTATATGGATGTACTGGATTTTTAAACAACTCTTTTGCTGGAGCTTTTTCTACGAGTTCTCCTAAATACATTACTGCTATATCATCAGAAAAATGTTTTACTACTGATAAATCATGAGTTATAAACATATACGTTAGGCCAAACTCTTCTTGTAAGTCTTTCATAAGATTCAATACTTGAGCTTGAATAGAAACATCTAAGGCGGAAACTGGTTCATCACAAACTATAAATTTTGGATTTAGTGCTAACGCTCTGGCTATACCAATTCTTTGTCTTCTTCCACCATCTAGTTCATGAGGATATGTGTTTGTCAATCTTTCACTAAGTCCTACTGTTTCCATCAACTTAGCTACTTTTTCTTGTAACTCCTCTTTATTTTTACATTTTTTATGAATTATTAATGGTTCTGCTATTATTTCACTTATAGTCATTCTTGGATTTAAAGAAGCATATGGATCTTGGAAAATAATTTGCATCTCTTCTCTTAATTTAACCATTTCTGCTTTCCCATAGTCTCTTATATTTTTGCCTTCAAAAATTATTTCTCCATCAGTTGCTTCAAGAAGTCTTAAAACTACTCTTCCTGTAGTAGACTTTCCACATCCTGATTCTCCAACAACCCCTAAAGTTTTTCCCCTTTCTATTGAAAAAGTAACTCCATCTACAGCATGTAAAAGTCCTTTTGGAGTATTAAAGTATTTTTTTAAGTTTCTTACTTCTAGTATTTTATCTGCCATTTCTTCCCTCCTGTAGCTCCGGTACATTTATTACCCCTTCGTAAGCTAAACATTTTACTTTATGTCCATTTTCAAT is a genomic window containing:
- a CDS encoding ABC transporter ATP-binding protein yields the protein MADKILEVRNLKKYFNTPKGLLHAVDGVTFSIERGKTLGVVGESGCGKSTTGRVVLRLLEATDGEIIFEGKNIRDYGKAEMVKLREEMQIIFQDPYASLNPRMTISEIIAEPLIIHKKCKNKEELQEKVAKLMETVGLSERLTNTYPHELDGGRRQRIGIARALALNPKFIVCDEPVSALDVSIQAQVLNLMKDLQEEFGLTYMFITHDLSVVKHFSDDIAVMYLGELVEKAPAKELFKNPVHPYTKALLSAIPIPSIRHKMSRERLKGEITSPVNPGVGCRFRKRCSMAVPECGNSTPILREISPGHFYACHLIGKEEKKIEE